Part of the Candidatus Tanganyikabacteria bacterium genome is shown below.
GCCTCCGGAGTGGTCGTGCGAGCCGTGGTCGCCGCCGGCCGCGGTGGACCAGCCCGCCTTGACCCCCGAATGGAGGGTCCCCTCGGTGTCCAGGCCGGAGACGCCGATGGAGGCCGTGGCGCCGATGCGGAGCGAGATGGACGTCGTCGCCAGGATGATCGAGGTGAGCCGATCGATCTTCGCGGGGGCCGTCGCGCTCTGCGTGGCGTTGCCGCTGACCACGTCGATCGTCACCACGCTGCGGGTCGCCCAGGCCGGGATCTTGAAGTAGGCCTGGCTGCCGCTGGTGCGGAAGACGTCGGAGCCCGGGACCGGCTTGCCGTCCACGTAGACCAGGAAGGCGTCGCCGCTCGCGCCGAAATTCGCCCCGGCCAACTCGAGTTGCTCGGTCTGGGCGCCCCTGGTGGGAGAGATGCTCGTGATGGAGGGAGTCTTGCCCGCGTTCAGAACCAGCTTGGCGCCGACGACGCCGCCCGATCGGATCACGAGATCGGCCGAGGCCGTCGCGAGGGGATTTGCCCCGACCGCGGGCGCCAGCGAGTCGTAGGCGTAGGCCGAGAGCGTGAGGGACCCGGCCGGGGCATTGTTGAAGCGCCTGGACGTGACGCCCGGCGTGAAATCCAGCGCCGGCTTGTAGGTAGCCTCGACCTGCGAGGCGGCGATCACCCGGATCATGGCGGTCCCCTGCGGGATCTGCTGGGCGCTCCGCTCTGGCCACTTGATGCGGATCAGGACGTGGCCGCGGCCCGGAAGCGGCGCGTCGGCTTCCCCCGGCGCCGCCGCCTCGGGCGCTTCGAACGCGAGCGCCGGCGCTCCCGCCGCCGCGATCCCGGCCGGAGCGGCCACGGGTCCCGCGGCGTGGCGGACCGGGCCGCGATCGGCCATGCTACCGGCTGCGCCTCCCGACTCGTCGATTCGGCCGGGAAGCGCCGCGCAGCCGGCCACCAGGACCGCACAGAGCGCCTCACGCGCCAGATCGCGAAGGCCCATCACTCCACCTCCGCGTCGATGCCGCCCTCGGCCTTGACCGTGAGGGAAATCGCCTTGCTGTAGGCGCCGTCGAGGGTCGTGCCGGTCACGGTCGCCGTCCCGGCCTTGAGGGCGATCAGCTTGTGAGTGGTCGAGACCGTCGCCACGTCGGCCGGCTGGACCTTCCACGTCGCGGCCGCCACGATGCCGGTATCCGTGGTCACGGCTACCTGGAACTGGAAGGTACTCGGGTAGTCCGCATGAGCCGGGCCGAACGCCGGCGGGGCGTAAAGGGTCACCAAGCCGCCGGCCGGGAGGTTCGGCACCTCGATCGCGTAGGTGCGGGACTGGAGCGGCGGTTCGGTCGGGGTGGGCGTCGGGATGGGCGTGCGCGTCGCGGCGGGGGTGGGCGAGGCGCCCCCGTGATGGCCGTCATGCCCGGCGCCCTGCGAGCCGGAGGCCGAGGGCGCCGGAGTCGGGGTCCCGCCGGAACTCTCGATCGCGCCGCTGCTCGGATCGGCCTGCGAGGTGGCCCCCGGAGCGGGCACCGCCGTCGCCGCGCCTGCCGGCGCAACGGTCGCGCGTATGCTTCTGGCCGCGGTCGTGTCGGCCACGTTGCAGCCGAGGGCCAGCGCCAGGCCACCGAGGCCGGCGGCCGCCCAGCCGCCGACACGCGGCCTGCCCCAAGCGGTCAAGGGCATGGCTCGGGATCCTCCCGACGCTCCCCATTCCCTACGTAGCGAGCGACTAAACCTTACGTAGTTCGGGTATGGGATCGTAAGTAGAAAGCCGCAGGTGCGAGGCGGCGCTATGGAGGGGGAACGGTCGTGAGACCCCAGATCGCGGCCATTCTAGTCGCCGCCGTGGCCCTGGCGGTGGGCAGCAGTTGCGCGGCGCCGCCGCTGCCGCAACGCGCGGCCGGCCTGTTGCAAGGCGCGCCCGGCGAGGCCGGCGTGGCCACCCTGGGGCGCATCCCCGTGGATCCGCCCGTCCTGCGTGGC
Proteins encoded:
- a CDS encoding IPT/TIG domain-containing protein, which translates into the protein MGLRDLAREALCAVLVAGCAALPGRIDESGGAAGSMADRGPVRHAAGPVAAPAGIAAAGAPALAFEAPEAAAPGEADAPLPGRGHVLIRIKWPERSAQQIPQGTAMIRVIAASQVEATYKPALDFTPGVTSRRFNNAPAGSLTLSAYAYDSLAPAVGANPLATASADLVIRSGGVVGAKLVLNAGKTPSITSISPTRGAQTEQLELAGANFGASGDAFLVYVDGKPVPGSDVFRTSGSQAYFKIPAWATRSVVTIDVVSGNATQSATAPAKIDRLTSIILATTSISLRIGATASIGVSGLDTEGTLHSGVKAGWSTAAGGDHGSHDHSGGNAHDVPALTVTPDGVLKGASAGDFHVMARNGNLLATASVTVIP